The genomic segment CTCCGCTAATCCGGCCCTGGTGCATTACTAAGATTCGGTCACTCATACCCAAAATCTCCGGTAATTCCGAAGAGATCATCATAATGGCCACGCCTTCGGCAGTGAGTCGATTCATCAAATGATAGATTTCAACTTTCGAGCCTACATCAATGCCTCGAGTGGGTTCATCAAATATGAAGACATCAGCTTCACAACATAACCACTTGCTCAGAACGACCTTTTGTTGATTGCCGCCACTTAAAAATAGTACCTTCTGATTTAAGCTTGGGGTTTTGATTCGTAAAGCCTTGAAATATTTATTTGCCGCCTGAGCCTCTTGTTTTATTTGCACGATTCCCATCTTAGAGAATCTTTCCACACTTGGGAGACAAATATTTTCTTTTACCGATAAAATTAAAATTAATCCTTGTGTCTTTCTATCTTCTGTTAAAAATCCAATGCCTAAATTGATGGCACTGCGGGGGGATTTGATACTTTGAAGCTGATTTTTTATATAAATTCTTCCGGAATCAATTTTATCAACGCCAAATAGAGCTCTTGCTAATTCTGTCCTTCCCGATCCCATAAGGCCAGCAATCCCTAAGACCTCGCCCTTACGGAGGGAAAAACTAATATCTTTCAGCACCCCGTTTCTATTTAATCCCTCGACACGTAAGATCTCTTCACCAATCAGCGCTTTTTGCTTGGGAAATTGTTCCTTCAACTCCCGATCAACCATCATGCGGATAAGTTCGTCCCTGGTGATATCACTGATTTTATGCGTGCCAATATATTTTCCATCACGCAGAATCGTGACTTGATCGCCAATTTCAAATAACTCTGCCATCCGGTGGGAAATATAGACTATGGAGACCCCTTTTTCTTTCAGTTTGCGAATCGTAGTAAAAAGCTCATTGATTTCGTTTTCCGATAACGCGGACGTGGGTTCATCCATAATAAGAATTTTAGCATCCAGTGAAAGAGCTTTGGCCACTTCTACCATTTGCTGCAGCGCGACTCCCAACTCTTTTACCAGCTGATGAGCATTTATCCCAACACCTAAATCGTTCAAAATTTTCTGCGCCGAATCAAACAGTCTTTTTTGATCGATCACACCTGCATTGCGATAAGGTTCACGCCCAAGAAAAATATTTTCACCTGCGCTAAGATGCGGAATCAGATTAAATTCTTGATAGATAATACTAATGCCGAGATCCTGGGCATGCCGGGGATTCTTTATCTCTATTTCATCGCCTTCCAGAAAAATTTGCCCCTCGGTCTTTTGATAGGCTCCGCTTAAAATTTTCATCAGAGTAGATTTACCGGCGCCATTTTCTCCCAAAAGCATGTGTACTTCACCTTTGCGGAGTTCTAAATGAACATCGTCCAGGGCCACCACGCCAGGAAAGGTCTTGTGTATGTGCTTCATTTTCAGAATGATTTCGTTCTTCATCAACTATTTCGTCGAGTTTATTACACCAAAGGAATTGTCTCTTTAATTTTATTACTCACCGATAATCAATAGACAATAATCAACGTTTACGGCACATCTGTCGGCCAAGCAATCTTGGGAAAAAATTGATAATCGAGAAAATATTGATCGATCACAGCATTCGACCAACGACTCTTCATGACCATTTTTTTCTTCTTGATTATCTTTCTAAGATCAATATATTTTGTAAACTTTGAATAGTCCTCCCAACTGCCTTCAAATTTCTTCGGCCACTCTTTTGCAAGAGGATGGTCTGGCATTCTGATACTAATTCGATGTTCCTGATATCTCTCTTGCATATCTTTGAGTATCACGGGATTGTTTAGGCTCATGTATTTAATCGATATAGCTGCTGATGGAATGGTTTCCCAACCAACCGGCAGAGAACCATGTCCTCCCCATTGGACATTTATGCGCGCCCGGCTGCTGTGCTTCCTGGCATCTGCAAGCGCTTCTTTGGTGCTTAAAATCGCTCTATGAAAATATGCGTAGACGTTAACAATCTCTCCGCTCTCCGGATCGTATTCAATCCAGACCTTTTCGTGATCGGTCGGGTCGTTATCCGCGGGGAAATTAATATCATCATCCCAGAAGAAGCTGTATTCAATGATAGATTTTTCAGGATGGAATATAACGACGACATCTTCCAAACTGAAAAACTCATCCGTATGGATGTAAACCCTCGGCGCTAATTTCAAAACAAGCTCCAATTCCTCGGATGTGACATCGTTTGGGGGATCCAATTCTAAAGCACTGGCGTACTCTCTACTTGATTCTTTCAGTCGTCTTTCTAAATGAAAAGTATAGCCGAGACGATTATGGTAATAGACATTGTCCGGCTCTAATGTTAACCCCTTTTTGTAGTGCTCGATTGCTGCCTCGTAGTTCTCAGCTTTATGTTGACCTCCGACACGATAAAGATCGAGGTACATATCGCCCAGTTTAAAATGCAACACGGACATCGTGGAAATAGATGAAACATACTTTTCATCGATTTGTGTTGTTGAACTGTTTTGGGCAAGGATGTTAGTTGAACCAAACCCAATTGCAAAACTAA from the candidate division KSB1 bacterium genome contains:
- a CDS encoding sugar ABC transporter ATP-binding protein, translated to MILKMKHIHKTFPGVVALDDVHLELRKGEVHMLLGENGAGKSTLMKILSGAYQKTEGQIFLEGDEIEIKNPRHAQDLGISIIYQEFNLIPHLSAGENIFLGREPYRNAGVIDQKRLFDSAQKILNDLGVGINAHQLVKELGVALQQMVEVAKALSLDAKILIMDEPTSALSENEINELFTTIRKLKEKGVSIVYISHRMAELFEIGDQVTILRDGKYIGTHKISDITRDELIRMMVDRELKEQFPKQKALIGEEILRVEGLNRNGVLKDISFSLRKGEVLGIAGLMGSGRTELARALFGVDKIDSGRIYIKNQLQSIKSPRSAINLGIGFLTEDRKTQGLILILSVKENICLPSVERFSKMGIVQIKQEAQAANKYFKALRIKTPSLNQKVLFLSGGNQQKVVLSKWLCCEADVFIFDEPTRGIDVGSKVEIYHLMNRLTAEGVAIMMISSELPEILGMSDRILVMHQGRISGELSAEAATQERILKYALGEGNGS
- a CDS encoding tetratricopeptide repeat protein; its protein translation is MNKLRLLLLFSFAIGFGSTNILAQNSSTTQIDEKYVSSISTMSVLHFKLGDMYLDLYRVGGQHKAENYEAAIEHYKKGLTLEPDNVYYHNRLGYTFHLERRLKESSREYASALELDPPNDVTSEELELVLKLAPRVYIHTDEFFSLEDVVVIFHPEKSIIEYSFFWDDDINFPADNDPTDHEKVWIEYDPESGEIVNVYAYFHRAILSTKEALADARKHSSRARINVQWGGHGSLPVGWETIPSAAISIKYMSLNNPVILKDMQERYQEHRISIRMPDHPLAKEWPKKFEGSWEDYSKFTKYIDLRKIIKKKKMVMKSRWSNAVIDQYFLDYQFFPKIAWPTDVP